From a region of the Bremerella alba genome:
- a CDS encoding porin encodes MKSNQITNIVASSILLAAVLASPVLAQSRTMASAPRVAANQVEQVSALMPASSVTLEMDDAMVASSSSCCGDAGCVECAGVCSAPCWNECDQWFVNGWLEQGFTGNPNADGGLIGPAGTNGPLIFNDQANEYMLNQLYLSFGREVSQDACTWDIGGRVDVLYGTDYYFIQSTGLETYDDNSQKWNSGNGPRDGGDAALYGLALPQFYVEANVPWGNGLNLKAGHFYTIMGYESVMAPENFFYSHSYMMQYGEPFTHTGILGSYPTSSCMTWYGGITRGWNTFEQPNGQVGFLGGFRWESPNEATKLSFTLHTGSEDPTGENNRTTYSLVFQQRINQCWTYVMEHNLGTEEYARLTTTSELATANWYGISNYLYYTVNPCLDLGARLEWFDDRDNARVFGLANDNIASGGNYYEFTLGANYHPASWFILRPEARWDYSDLSAPGINGAYDNGTSKNQFTIGFDLITMF; translated from the coding sequence ATGAAAAGCAATCAAATTACCAATATCGTCGCCAGTTCAATCTTGCTCGCAGCTGTTCTGGCTTCCCCAGTGCTTGCACAGTCCCGCACGATGGCGTCTGCGCCACGTGTAGCGGCAAACCAGGTTGAGCAAGTCTCGGCGCTGATGCCGGCATCCTCTGTCACCTTGGAAATGGACGACGCGATGGTAGCGTCTTCTAGCTCCTGCTGCGGCGACGCTGGCTGCGTGGAGTGTGCCGGGGTTTGCTCTGCACCATGCTGGAACGAGTGCGACCAGTGGTTCGTCAACGGATGGTTGGAACAAGGTTTCACTGGCAACCCCAACGCTGATGGCGGATTGATTGGCCCAGCGGGTACCAATGGCCCACTGATTTTCAACGATCAGGCCAACGAGTACATGCTCAATCAGCTGTATCTGTCTTTCGGACGAGAAGTAAGCCAGGATGCCTGCACGTGGGACATTGGCGGCCGTGTCGATGTGCTTTATGGTACCGACTACTACTTCATCCAATCGACCGGACTCGAAACCTACGACGATAACTCGCAGAAGTGGAACAGCGGCAACGGTCCCCGCGATGGGGGCGATGCAGCCTTGTATGGTCTCGCGCTTCCTCAATTTTATGTCGAAGCGAACGTCCCCTGGGGAAATGGTCTGAACCTAAAAGCGGGTCACTTCTATACGATCATGGGTTACGAGTCGGTCATGGCTCCTGAAAACTTCTTCTACTCGCACTCTTATATGATGCAGTACGGAGAACCTTTCACGCATACCGGCATTCTCGGTAGCTACCCCACCTCGTCTTGCATGACCTGGTACGGCGGTATCACTCGTGGCTGGAATACCTTTGAACAGCCCAACGGCCAAGTCGGGTTCCTGGGCGGATTCCGCTGGGAGAGCCCCAATGAAGCCACCAAGCTGAGCTTCACGCTGCATACCGGCAGCGAAGATCCGACCGGCGAAAACAACCGCACAACCTACAGCCTGGTCTTCCAACAGCGCATCAACCAGTGCTGGACTTACGTCATGGAACACAATCTGGGTACCGAAGAATACGCACGCCTGACCACCACCAGCGAATTGGCAACGGCGAATTGGTACGGGATATCCAACTATCTCTACTACACCGTGAATCCCTGTTTAGATCTGGGGGCCCGCTTAGAGTGGTTTGATGACCGCGACAATGCACGCGTCTTTGGCCTGGCCAACGACAACATCGCCAGCGGCGGCAACTACTATGAATTCACCTTGGGTGCCAATTACCATCCGGCATCCTGGTTCATCTTACGACCCGAAGCACGTTGGGATTACAGCGACCTGTCCGCTCCAGGCATCAACGGGGCCTACGACAACGGTACGTCTAAGAATCAATTCACGATCGGCTTCGACCTGATCACGATGTTCTAA
- a CDS encoding outer membrane beta-barrel protein — translation MLRRLTTVTLAIGGLIAGLNTTPLPAQDFLDTEVQHSEQDVAPTLFAESTANEEAATQAVEMQLANCDACQSDTCATCCDPCGSGGWFVDGWLEQGYTANTDHPGGNFNGPMGFNDRADDYQLNQLYLTMGKQISEDCCSWDFGGRVDLLYGTDYFWVESNGLERERDGSRKWNGQGPRDNDTRALNGLALPQVYAEAFIPVGSGVKAKFGHFYSLLGYEAVPAPENFFYSHSYSFVYGNPKTHTGFVTSYSPTTCFTVQAGMTNGWDNFENINGSYGFLLGSSWSNGVSGLSYAMHTGSEDPTGSQNRYSHTMAYTRKLSNRWDYALVHDFGVQNDAFLDAAFDAEDAYFYSFTNYLYYHWSDQLSLGARAEWFCDEDNWRIQQVPVETLFTGHNYYNITLGANWKPCEHVMVRPEARYDWSDLNPAGTTGVFNDFMKDDMYTFSVDIILFF, via the coding sequence ATGCTCCGTCGCCTGACGACTGTCACACTGGCAATTGGAGGCCTGATTGCAGGCCTCAACACAACCCCGCTGCCAGCTCAGGATTTCCTCGACACCGAGGTCCAGCATTCCGAGCAAGACGTTGCCCCAACTCTCTTTGCGGAGTCGACCGCAAATGAAGAGGCTGCAACGCAGGCCGTGGAAATGCAACTTGCCAACTGCGACGCCTGCCAGTCAGACACCTGTGCAACGTGTTGCGATCCGTGTGGATCAGGCGGTTGGTTTGTCGACGGTTGGCTCGAGCAGGGCTATACCGCAAATACCGACCACCCCGGCGGTAATTTCAATGGCCCTATGGGTTTCAATGATCGAGCCGATGATTATCAGCTGAATCAGCTCTATCTGACGATGGGAAAGCAGATTAGCGAAGACTGCTGCAGCTGGGATTTTGGCGGCCGGGTCGACCTGCTATATGGTACGGACTACTTCTGGGTCGAATCAAACGGCCTGGAACGCGAACGAGATGGCTCCCGAAAATGGAATGGCCAAGGGCCACGCGATAACGATACGCGAGCGCTCAATGGCCTGGCATTACCGCAGGTCTATGCCGAAGCGTTCATCCCGGTTGGTTCCGGCGTGAAAGCCAAGTTCGGGCACTTTTACTCGCTGCTAGGTTACGAAGCGGTCCCGGCTCCTGAGAACTTCTTCTATTCGCATAGCTACAGCTTTGTTTACGGTAACCCCAAGACACACACTGGCTTTGTGACCTCGTACAGTCCTACGACCTGCTTCACAGTGCAAGCCGGTATGACCAATGGCTGGGACAACTTCGAGAACATCAACGGTTCGTATGGCTTTCTACTGGGCAGCAGTTGGTCCAATGGTGTTTCCGGCCTATCGTACGCAATGCATACCGGCAGCGAAGATCCCACCGGCAGCCAAAACCGTTATTCCCACACGATGGCTTACACTCGCAAGCTGAGCAACCGCTGGGACTATGCGTTGGTTCACGACTTTGGCGTGCAAAACGATGCGTTTCTCGATGCGGCATTTGATGCGGAAGACGCCTACTTCTATAGCTTCACCAACTACCTTTACTACCACTGGAGCGACCAGCTGTCGCTAGGTGCTCGTGCCGAGTGGTTCTGTGATGAAGACAACTGGCGTATTCAGCAGGTCCCTGTCGAGACGCTATTCACGGGCCATAACTATTACAACATCACCTTGGGTGCCAATTGGAAGCCATGCGAGCATGTCATGGTTCGCCCAGAAGCTCGGTACGACTGGTCCGATCTTAATCCGGCCGGTACGACGGGCGTGTTCAACGACTTCATGAAAGACGACATGTATACCTTCTCGGTCGACATCATTCTGTTCTTCTAA